In Alteromonas sp. V450, the following proteins share a genomic window:
- a CDS encoding serine hydrolase, translating into MKKFKLAAIRIITAAVLTTTSIYVFAPWEFGLYYLKPTPDTIEQELANAVDERLDGIIVYVDRNGEPPEFYAEGFHNRKTKTPADPRALFKIASIGKLYDASAVVKLVAKKTLSLDKTLAEYMPELSESIQYADKITLRMMIQHRSGIPNFTDVEEFDWSKSNIDGLALILDKPADFEPDTDYNYSNTNYLLLHRIMTKVLGYDYGRFIKQEMLLPLGIEDTYMSVNEVNQDRVMSGYYIGYPDDFKYLDQGMISTAEAVGKFVRALNDGSLFTDEEAEIYRGLYKYQHDGWVLGYWSRARYYADIDTVVVQFVNTTGDDTLLLSQIIHYRILDIIRKR; encoded by the coding sequence GTGAAAAAATTTAAACTAGCGGCTATACGTATTATCACTGCCGCCGTTTTAACCACAACTAGCATTTATGTGTTCGCGCCGTGGGAGTTCGGGCTCTATTACCTAAAACCTACGCCAGATACGATAGAACAAGAGCTAGCGAATGCCGTAGACGAACGATTAGATGGAATTATCGTATACGTTGATAGGAACGGCGAGCCGCCTGAGTTTTATGCCGAGGGTTTTCACAATCGCAAAACTAAAACACCTGCTGATCCCCGTGCACTGTTTAAAATAGCAAGTATTGGAAAGCTTTATGATGCGTCTGCCGTTGTAAAACTTGTCGCTAAAAAAACACTGTCATTGGACAAAACACTCGCTGAGTATATGCCGGAATTAAGTGAGAGTATTCAATACGCCGACAAAATTACGCTTCGCATGATGATCCAACACCGAAGTGGCATTCCAAATTTTACTGATGTTGAAGAATTTGACTGGAGCAAATCGAATATCGATGGTTTAGCGTTGATTCTTGATAAGCCCGCTGATTTTGAGCCAGACACAGATTATAACTACTCAAATACCAATTACCTGTTGCTGCACAGGATCATGACAAAAGTACTCGGTTACGATTACGGGAGATTTATTAAACAAGAAATGTTACTCCCCTTGGGTATTGAGGACACGTATATGTCGGTCAATGAGGTTAACCAAGATAGGGTTATGAGTGGTTATTACATTGGATATCCTGATGATTTTAAATATCTTGACCAAGGAATGATCTCAACAGCAGAAGCGGTAGGAAAATTTGTTAGGGCACTCAATGATGGCTCCTTATTTACCGACGAAGAAGCCGAGATTTATCGAGGCCTTTACAAGTACCAGCACGATGGCTGGGTATTGGGTTACTGGAGTCGTGCCCGTTATTATGCCGATATCGACACCGTTGTTGTTCAGTTTGTTAATACCACCGGAGATGACACCTTGCTTCTCTCTCAAATCATTCACTATCGAATTCTCGATATCATTCGAAAAAGGTAA
- a CDS encoding GlxA family transcriptional regulator: MVNSEKKPKQVAVLAFEHISPFHLSVPCIAFCDAPKMIGLLDFELKVCSEEALAVTSSTGFQLVPQYNLATLANSDIVIIPSWPSPDVKPSQKLISAIQHARQQGALLVGLCLGAYVLAAAGVLDNMIVTTHWAYAEDLQQRYPRLHVKSDSLYHQQDNVVTSAGTAAAIDCCLQLVRQYSGSEASNRIARLMVTAPQRTGNQSQFIELPVPGKVTDLKLAELMDEILSDVTAPYTINVLASRLGMSRRTFTRHFRALTGQSVGQWILVQRLRLCQSLLEQTTHNIEQVSQLSGFQSVVSLRHHFKQKFGVSPSEWRKTFQLN; this comes from the coding sequence ATGGTTAACAGCGAGAAAAAACCCAAGCAGGTTGCAGTATTAGCTTTTGAGCACATAAGCCCCTTTCACCTCTCAGTACCTTGCATAGCGTTCTGTGACGCGCCCAAAATGATTGGGTTACTAGATTTCGAACTGAAAGTTTGCAGTGAAGAAGCATTAGCAGTAACCAGCAGCACTGGCTTTCAACTAGTGCCTCAATACAACTTAGCAACACTAGCCAATTCTGACATTGTAATTATTCCAAGTTGGCCTAGTCCCGATGTAAAACCATCTCAAAAGTTAATATCGGCAATCCAGCATGCTAGGCAACAAGGTGCATTGTTGGTAGGTCTCTGCTTAGGCGCCTACGTTTTGGCTGCCGCAGGTGTGTTGGATAATATGATTGTCACTACTCACTGGGCGTATGCAGAAGATTTACAGCAACGTTATCCTCGTCTACATGTAAAGTCAGACAGCCTTTATCATCAGCAAGATAACGTCGTCACTTCAGCAGGAACAGCCGCAGCTATTGATTGCTGTTTACAGTTAGTGAGGCAATATTCAGGATCAGAGGCTTCAAATCGTATTGCAAGATTAATGGTGACAGCACCACAACGTACGGGGAATCAATCACAGTTTATTGAACTACCCGTTCCAGGCAAAGTGACTGACTTAAAATTGGCCGAACTCATGGACGAAATACTGTCAGATGTTACCGCACCCTATACCATTAATGTGTTAGCTAGCCGTTTAGGAATGAGCCGCAGAACATTCACAAGACATTTCCGTGCACTAACCGGACAGAGTGTGGGGCAGTGGATATTGGTACAACGCCTTCGTCTTTGCCAGAGCTTGTTAGAGCAAACAACCCATAACATAGAGCAAGTTTCTCAGCTTTCAGGGTTTCAATCTGTGGTAAGCCTTCGCCATCATTTCAAACAAAAGTTTGGTGTTTCCCCGAGTGAATGGCGCAAAACGTTTCAACTTAACTAG
- a CDS encoding hydantoinase B/oxoprolinase family protein, with the protein MNNKIKQSNTAPLARVEVDTVTVDIIENALRNAREEMDAVLFRTAMSPGIREQGDCFPMIANKDGKMVVGQFGSFIHGFLSAFDGELEEGDIILTNDPYMTNAAVSHLPDWIVLVPIFKDGRHIAWSAMFGHMSDNGGMVPGSIPIKAETIFQEGIRIPPTKLYKKGVLQEDILELILHNVRTPQWNRFDLNALVAACKTAAKRCQEIAERFGDDTFYSTMEIMLERNHTAMQAIINMIVPEEPRVFEDYLCDDGVGMGPYKIRCKMWRENGKAIFDFDGTDPQAKSSINFYLNEDMFKMFFGSFTINLVDPQILFNDGFYDLVDVRIPQGSLLKPNYPAALSGRTHALGRIFDVMGGLLGQGAPEAMNAAGFSDSPHLFYSGYDANGEWFQLFQIGFGGIPGRPVGDGPDGHSLWPGFTNVPNEFIEAYFPLRVETYETIPDSGGAGLHRGGNGLSVGYRFLCDGAIAIHDDRWLTYPWGVNGGLPGKRSTKRLVRADGSVEILPAKCEGITVKAGDLLYFDTWGGGGWGDPLERDPSAVAEDVEKGLVTESGARRYGVVIQNGLVDESATAALRSELRESRGELPLFDRGGSIEEIKARALEETGLPAPVSPSFHPVRQ; encoded by the coding sequence ATGAATAATAAAATAAAACAATCGAACACAGCTCCTCTTGCCCGAGTAGAGGTGGATACGGTAACGGTTGACATCATTGAAAATGCGCTGCGTAACGCGCGTGAAGAAATGGACGCCGTATTATTTAGAACGGCAATGAGCCCAGGTATCCGCGAGCAAGGCGACTGTTTTCCCATGATTGCCAACAAAGACGGCAAAATGGTTGTTGGTCAGTTTGGCTCGTTTATTCATGGCTTTTTAAGTGCCTTCGATGGTGAGTTAGAGGAAGGTGACATCATACTCACTAACGATCCATATATGACAAACGCGGCGGTGTCTCACTTACCAGACTGGATAGTATTAGTGCCTATTTTCAAAGACGGAAGACACATTGCGTGGTCAGCCATGTTTGGACATATGTCAGATAATGGCGGCATGGTGCCTGGTTCCATTCCCATTAAAGCGGAAACTATTTTCCAAGAAGGGATACGTATACCGCCAACTAAGTTATACAAAAAAGGCGTACTGCAGGAGGATATACTCGAACTAATCTTACACAATGTACGCACACCTCAATGGAATCGCTTCGATTTAAATGCCTTGGTTGCAGCGTGTAAAACTGCCGCTAAACGGTGTCAGGAAATTGCAGAGCGATTTGGCGACGACACATTCTATTCCACCATGGAAATTATGCTAGAGCGCAACCATACGGCAATGCAGGCCATCATCAATATGATAGTGCCAGAAGAGCCACGGGTGTTTGAAGATTACCTGTGTGATGATGGCGTAGGAATGGGGCCTTACAAAATTCGCTGTAAAATGTGGCGTGAAAACGGAAAAGCTATCTTCGATTTCGATGGCACCGATCCGCAGGCAAAAAGTTCAATTAACTTCTACCTCAATGAAGACATGTTCAAAATGTTTTTTGGCTCTTTCACGATCAACTTGGTAGATCCGCAAATTCTCTTCAATGACGGTTTTTACGATTTAGTAGACGTTAGAATTCCTCAAGGAAGCCTATTAAAACCGAATTATCCTGCTGCGTTGTCGGGAAGAACGCATGCGCTAGGACGTATTTTCGACGTAATGGGCGGGTTACTTGGACAAGGTGCACCAGAAGCAATGAATGCTGCAGGGTTCTCAGACTCTCCACACTTATTCTATTCAGGGTATGACGCCAACGGAGAGTGGTTCCAGCTGTTTCAAATTGGTTTTGGTGGGATCCCTGGAAGACCCGTTGGAGATGGACCTGATGGGCATTCGCTTTGGCCCGGTTTTACCAATGTGCCAAACGAATTTATTGAGGCCTACTTCCCGCTGCGCGTAGAGACATACGAAACCATTCCTGATTCTGGCGGTGCAGGTTTGCACAGGGGCGGGAACGGTTTGTCAGTAGGTTATCGATTCTTGTGTGATGGTGCTATTGCTATACACGATGACAGGTGGCTTACCTATCCGTGGGGCGTAAACGGTGGCTTGCCCGGTAAACGTTCAACAAAGCGTTTGGTGCGCGCCGATGGCAGCGTTGAAATACTGCCTGCTAAATGTGAAGGCATTACCGTTAAGGCCGGTGATTTACTGTATTTCGACACCTGGGGCGGTGGCGGCTGGGGGGACCCATTAGAACGAGACCCGAGTGCGGTAGCCGAGGATGTCGAAAAAGGGCTTGTCACTGAAAGTGGGGCTCGCCGCTACGGCGTGGTTATCCAAAATGGTTTGGTTGATGAGTCTGCCACAGCAGCACTTCGTTCAGAGCTAAGAGAAAGCCGTGGTGAATTACCATTATTTGACAGAGGTGGTTCAATTGAGGAGATAAAGGCGCGGGCGCTTGAAGAAACAGGGTTACCTGCACCTGTGTCTCCATCTTTTCATCCTGTGAGGCAGTAA
- the leuD gene encoding 3-isopropylmalate dehydratase small subunit has protein sequence MTPINTVSSIAIPFNHDNVDTDQLLPKQFLTEISRKGFGKHLLHDIRYLDQYEQVPNPDCVLNKTEYSGAEIFIAGDNFGCGSSREHAPWALADFGIKVIIAKSFADIFYTNCLNNQILPVALVGHAVDTLASVCQSLPSQTITVNLPKQLVTCANNEYRFNLAAHHKQNLMLGIDKIGRTLMEEGAIKTYERTSVGSM, from the coding sequence ATGACGCCAATTAACACAGTTAGCTCTATCGCTATTCCCTTTAATCACGACAATGTCGATACAGATCAACTACTGCCTAAACAGTTTTTAACAGAGATATCGCGAAAAGGGTTTGGTAAGCACCTATTGCACGATATACGTTACTTAGATCAGTACGAACAGGTTCCTAATCCAGACTGCGTGCTGAATAAAACTGAATATTCAGGGGCGGAGATTTTTATCGCGGGAGATAATTTTGGATGTGGTTCAAGTCGAGAGCATGCCCCATGGGCACTCGCAGATTTTGGCATTAAAGTGATCATTGCAAAAAGCTTTGCCGACATTTTTTATACTAATTGCTTGAATAACCAAATTCTGCCTGTGGCGTTAGTAGGTCACGCCGTTGATACGCTAGCAAGTGTATGTCAGAGCTTGCCCAGCCAGACTATTACCGTAAATTTACCCAAACAATTAGTAACTTGTGCAAACAATGAGTACCGCTTTAACCTTGCAGCACATCACAAACAGAACCTTATGCTGGGTATCGATAAAATAGGACGAACGTTAATGGAAGAAGGGGCGATTAAAACCTATGAACGTACTTCTGTTGGCAGTATGTAA
- a CDS encoding mechanosensitive ion channel family protein — protein sequence MEGESLVDTQKIYAIVGLLVVVAVLFLVKRLILVRFKAKARSETSSMSDIYRVLVLSFNAPFNLLIFIVFLVLVKRIIVLFSADEKMAADVLAVFIEAGLIITVFLFFERFVTYTLKRYRDQSSIVKNTSAIAGGAVRAVFAVVAILIILNSMGISVTPVVASLGITSLAVALALQPTLENFFSGIQLVMDKPIRIGDFIELDSGEQGFVEKIGWRSTWVRMLPNNIVIMPNSKLSNSKLINYYYPERELSVPVEVGVHYSSDLEHVEKVCLEVANVVLKEHEYGVESYKPFVLFHTFDNSSINLTVMLRTREYFNRFFIKSAFIKQLKKRFDEEGIVIPFPITAVNMTQESAEELTNAGTGSTTVKR from the coding sequence ATGGAAGGAGAAAGCTTGGTAGATACACAAAAAATCTATGCAATAGTCGGTCTTCTAGTGGTCGTCGCCGTCCTGTTTTTAGTGAAACGCCTTATTTTGGTGCGTTTTAAAGCCAAAGCACGTTCAGAAACGAGCAGTATGTCCGATATTTATCGGGTTTTAGTGCTGTCTTTCAATGCACCATTTAACTTATTAATATTCATCGTTTTTTTGGTGTTGGTTAAACGCATTATTGTGCTGTTCAGTGCCGATGAAAAGATGGCTGCCGATGTACTTGCCGTGTTTATTGAAGCGGGCCTCATCATTACGGTATTTCTTTTTTTCGAAAGGTTTGTTACCTACACGCTAAAACGTTATCGAGACCAATCAAGTATTGTTAAAAATACCAGCGCCATAGCGGGAGGGGCGGTACGCGCGGTGTTCGCTGTGGTAGCAATATTGATAATATTAAATTCCATGGGGATTTCTGTAACGCCTGTTGTAGCGTCGTTGGGAATAACTTCATTGGCGGTAGCGCTTGCACTTCAACCTACACTGGAAAACTTCTTTTCGGGTATTCAGCTGGTAATGGATAAACCCATTAGAATAGGCGACTTTATTGAGCTGGATTCAGGTGAGCAAGGCTTTGTTGAAAAAATTGGTTGGCGGTCAACGTGGGTAAGAATGTTGCCAAATAACATCGTGATAATGCCTAACAGCAAGTTATCAAACTCAAAGCTGATAAACTATTACTATCCCGAGAGGGAGCTTTCGGTACCGGTAGAAGTGGGAGTACACTACAGTTCAGACCTAGAACATGTTGAGAAAGTGTGTTTAGAGGTGGCGAATGTGGTGTTAAAAGAGCACGAATATGGTGTAGAGTCGTACAAGCCGTTTGTGCTATTTCATACCTTCGACAATTCGAGTATTAATTTAACGGTGATGCTGCGAACACGCGAATATTTCAACCGCTTTTTTATAAAAAGCGCGTTTATAAAACAGTTAAAAAAGCGGTTCGATGAAGAAGGCATCGTTATCCCATTCCCTATTACTGCGGTAAATATGACACAAGAGAGTGCAGAAGAACTTACCAACGCTGGTACAGGTTCAACAACAGTTAAGCGATAA
- a CDS encoding phosphohydrolase — MSELIIKVERPRVEALLQPYKDSIGDDYLGYRNHVYRTITYAMHFLNNDQQFEQLVETAFVYHDIGLWTDHELAYLEPSEAVALRDNEKYGWGLDPELLQGAIHWHHKIFAYKGPHQKVIEACRKADWIDASKGMLRKGMAKSIIKKVEGTFPNHGFHDTLLRLAKEYGGSTLVGGIKVTRGIVKW; from the coding sequence ATGTCGGAACTCATAATTAAAGTTGAACGCCCTCGAGTTGAGGCGCTATTGCAACCTTACAAAGACTCAATAGGAGATGATTATCTTGGCTATCGCAATCATGTTTACCGCACGATTACTTATGCGATGCACTTTCTAAACAACGACCAACAGTTCGAACAATTGGTTGAAACAGCCTTTGTTTACCACGACATAGGTCTTTGGACTGACCATGAGTTGGCTTATCTAGAGCCATCTGAGGCAGTTGCCTTACGCGATAACGAGAAGTACGGCTGGGGTTTAGACCCCGAGTTACTGCAAGGCGCTATTCACTGGCATCATAAGATCTTTGCGTATAAAGGCCCTCACCAAAAAGTTATAGAAGCCTGCAGAAAAGCTGATTGGATTGATGCTTCGAAAGGTATGCTTCGAAAAGGTATGGCAAAAAGCATCATCAAAAAAGTTGAAGGCACTTTCCCAAATCACGGTTTTCACGACACCCTGTTACGTCTTGCAAAAGAATATGGGGGGTCTACGCTGGTTGGAGGGATAAAAGTAACCCGCGGTATAGTTAAGTGGTAG
- the leuC gene encoding 3-isopropylmalate dehydratase large subunit codes for MAKTLYDKLWEKHYVTSVDGDALLYIDRHLIHEVTSPQAFDGLAQKGRKVRRPELTIATMDHSISTRSERLDACGPKNALQLQTLIQNCRKNDIVLYPVGDSNQGIVHVMGPEMGLILPGMTVVCGDSHTATHGALGTLAFGIGTSDVEHVLATQTIRQSKAKNMRVEFTGTLPEGVFAKDMVLALIRKIGHDGATGHVIEYCGEAIRSLSMEGRMTICNMSIEAGAKAGMVAPDEVTFAYLKDKPFSPSGKQFEDAKAQWQQLFSDCDATFDATVSIDVSSLSPHVTWGTNPGQVVGIDEPIPLTPDEGNDNTKQIAKKALDYMRLQAGDTLQGVAVSHVFIGSCTNSRIEDLREAAKIAEKGRVVEGVKAIVVPGSVRVKQIAEAEGLDKIFIKAGFEWRLPGCSMCLGMNDDVLQEGDRCASTSNRNFEGRQGRGALTHLVSPAMAAGAALTGSITDIRNLKEALL; via the coding sequence ATGGCGAAAACCCTTTACGATAAGCTGTGGGAAAAACACTACGTTACCTCGGTAGATGGTGACGCATTACTTTACATCGACCGACATCTAATTCATGAAGTTACGTCTCCTCAAGCTTTTGACGGCTTAGCTCAAAAAGGCAGAAAGGTAAGACGCCCAGAGTTAACAATTGCCACCATGGATCACAGTATATCTACCCGTTCTGAGCGCTTAGATGCGTGCGGTCCTAAGAATGCCCTTCAACTGCAAACGCTTATTCAAAACTGCAGAAAGAACGATATTGTGTTGTATCCCGTTGGTGACAGCAATCAAGGGATTGTGCATGTGATGGGACCTGAGATGGGCCTGATCCTTCCGGGAATGACCGTAGTGTGTGGCGACTCCCATACGGCCACCCATGGCGCACTTGGAACACTTGCCTTCGGTATAGGTACTTCCGATGTGGAACACGTGCTTGCAACGCAAACAATACGTCAATCGAAAGCAAAAAATATGCGTGTTGAGTTTACAGGAACGTTGCCTGAGGGGGTGTTTGCGAAGGACATGGTGCTAGCCCTTATTCGTAAAATTGGTCACGACGGCGCAACGGGACACGTTATTGAATATTGTGGAGAAGCTATTCGTTCACTGTCTATGGAAGGACGTATGACAATATGCAATATGAGCATAGAAGCCGGCGCTAAGGCTGGAATGGTGGCACCTGATGAAGTTACATTTGCCTACCTAAAAGACAAGCCTTTTTCACCAAGTGGTAAGCAATTTGAAGATGCTAAAGCACAATGGCAACAACTGTTTTCGGATTGTGACGCGACTTTTGATGCAACAGTTTCTATAGATGTTTCATCACTCTCTCCTCACGTTACGTGGGGCACAAATCCTGGTCAAGTTGTTGGCATTGATGAACCTATTCCACTCACACCTGACGAAGGTAATGATAACACTAAACAAATAGCGAAAAAGGCGCTTGATTACATGCGGCTACAGGCGGGTGATACTTTACAAGGTGTAGCTGTCAGCCATGTATTTATTGGGTCTTGCACTAACAGCCGAATTGAAGATCTGAGAGAAGCGGCGAAAATAGCTGAAAAAGGCCGTGTAGTTGAGGGCGTCAAAGCGATTGTTGTACCGGGCTCTGTGCGCGTTAAACAAATTGCTGAAGCAGAAGGGCTCGACAAAATATTCATAAAAGCCGGCTTCGAATGGCGATTGCCGGGGTGTTCAATGTGTTTGGGTATGAATGACGACGTACTACAGGAAGGTGATAGATGCGCTTCTACCAGCAATCGTAATTTTGAGGGGCGACAAGGGCGAGGGGCACTGACTCATCTTGTAAGTCCGGCAATGGCCGCAGGCGCTGCTCTCACCGGCAGCATTACTGACATTAGAAACTTAAAAGAAGCACTACTATGA
- a CDS encoding isochorismatase family protein produces MQLTTSDLHTQGVEFGQRPALIVVDMSVGFVSPESPLGGHFSSQIHAAAKLIDHFYAKDLPVFFSTVVYDSPQQQSVFRTHLPSLDVLQRGSEWVSIDPRLTVSSKATIIEKTAPSAFFNTALQEQLLKQRIDSLMVCGLTTSGCVRATVVDGLSYNYPVWVVEQACGDRNADAHAANLHDMHAKYAKVVSFHHVADYFKAHSVAKPQKAGAE; encoded by the coding sequence ATGCAGTTAACCACGAGTGATTTGCATACCCAGGGCGTTGAGTTCGGTCAACGTCCAGCGCTTATAGTGGTTGATATGAGCGTGGGTTTTGTGTCTCCTGAAAGCCCCTTAGGGGGCCACTTTAGTTCACAAATACATGCTGCTGCGAAATTAATAGACCATTTCTACGCCAAAGACCTTCCCGTCTTTTTTTCTACCGTAGTATATGACTCGCCTCAGCAGCAGTCGGTGTTTAGAACGCACTTACCTTCACTGGATGTTTTGCAGCGCGGTAGTGAGTGGGTGTCGATAGATCCGCGCTTAACCGTAAGCAGTAAGGCCACGATAATAGAAAAAACAGCACCGAGTGCATTTTTCAACACCGCACTGCAAGAGCAACTTCTTAAGCAACGCATAGACAGCTTGATGGTGTGCGGCCTTACAACCAGCGGATGTGTTAGGGCCACTGTTGTAGATGGACTGTCTTACAACTACCCGGTGTGGGTAGTCGAGCAAGCATGCGGTGATAGAAATGCTGATGCACACGCCGCAAACCTTCACGATATGCACGCCAAATACGCAAAAGTAGTGAGCTTTCACCACGTAGCAGACTACTTCAAAGCACATTCTGTTGCTAAACCACAAAAAGCAGGAGCTGAGTAA
- a CDS encoding DUF3592 domain-containing protein, whose translation MTTEVSREQLRKAKLGVCFVALIALIFVIVFSINVYKGLSGPITSINWIPHQATLISVAIDETVTKSTSENRSQYTLYAPRIMYKYTTDGNEHIGRKVTWNEIYDDGFMLRLAHELKRKLAAAEPIVVYVNPHNGAESILIKNVIWEHMSMLLVGFGISWAALLWFVYILAFKLKYQK comes from the coding sequence ATGACGACGGAAGTCAGCCGCGAACAACTGAGAAAAGCAAAATTGGGCGTCTGCTTTGTCGCTTTGATTGCCTTAATATTTGTCATCGTATTCTCAATAAATGTATATAAAGGGCTATCTGGCCCAATTACTTCCATAAATTGGATACCCCACCAAGCAACGCTAATAAGTGTCGCTATTGACGAAACGGTTACAAAATCTACTAGCGAAAATCGAAGTCAATATACATTGTACGCGCCCCGGATAATGTATAAATATACCACTGATGGTAACGAGCATATCGGAAGAAAAGTTACCTGGAATGAAATATATGATGACGGTTTTATGCTTCGACTGGCACATGAATTAAAGAGAAAGTTAGCCGCCGCCGAACCAATTGTCGTTTACGTAAACCCACATAACGGGGCAGAATCCATTCTGATTAAAAATGTTATTTGGGAACATATGTCGATGTTGCTCGTTGGTTTTGGTATTTCGTGGGCAGCTTTGCTTTGGTTTGTGTATATCCTCGCTTTTAAATTGAAATACCAGAAATAG